The following DNA comes from Tepidisphaeraceae bacterium.
AAACGTCTATGCGTTGCTGTCGGCCGGTGAGAAGGCCAGCAATCCGAAGCTGGAGCGGGCGATCGAGTTTTTGAAGAAGACCGACACGCTCGGCACGTACGCGCTGGGCCTGCGTTGTCAGGTCTGGCTGATGCTGCCGCAGACGCCCGAAGTGAAGTCGCGGATGCAGAAGGACGTGCAGGTCCTGCTGCGCACGCCGCGCACGCAGGGCAATGCGCAGGGGATGTACGACTATACGTTCGACAAGGGCAACGCCTACAGCCACAGCCGCGCGCAGTACGCCGTGCTGGGCATCTGGGCCGCCGAGCGGGCGGGCCAGCGCATTCCTGAAGGCTATTGGCCGGTGACGGAGCGGGCGTGGATCCGCAACCAGGACCCGAACGGGGGTTGGACATACATGCACCCGTCCGACACCAAGTATTCGACCACGCCCGGCATGACCGCCGCTGGCGTGGCGACGCTGTTCATCACGCAGGACTACGTCCACGCCAACGCGGGCGCACTCTGCCGGGGCAACGTCGACAGCCCGGCGATCACCAAGGGCATGGAGTGGATGGCGGCCAACATGGACAAGGTCGCGACCGACAAGAGCTACGACCGGGATTTTCCCTATCCCACGCTGTACGCGGTCGAACGCATCGGTGTCGCGGCGGGCGTGAAGTACATCGGCGGCGTCG
Coding sequences within:
- a CDS encoding prenyltransferase/squalene oxidase repeat-containing protein: MGRSLRIVKWSICTVLSAACSMSFAATPAEVDASLEKAKAYLYSVQSPDGTWEAAAAPTDPKRAQSALGGQFSGATALNVYALLSAGEKASNPKLERAIEFLKKTDTLGTYALGLRCQVWLMLPQTPEVKSRMQKDVQVLLRTPRTQGNAQGMYDYTFDKGNAYSHSRAQYAVLGIWAAERAGQRIPEGYWPVTERAWIRNQDPNGGWTYMHPSDTKYSTTPGMTAAGVATLFITQDYVHANAGALCRGNVDSPAITKGMEWMAANMDKVATDKSYDRDFPYPTLYAVERIGVAAGVKYIGGVDWYQKGADWLLKKQGKSGSWSGTGIGTGAPHQNTAFAMLFLARGRAPLVMNKLDYSTDPAKPAAWNQRPRDVANVVRWIST